The DNA region tcatttggcCGAGTTGGAGAGAGACTGGGCGAAAGACACGCTAGAGAATGTCAACAAAACAAGGCCAAATTGACTATCCAATGCTAGAGTTTCAGTACACTGCGGAGAGAATGTATCATATAGTACTCATGCTTATCGAGATGTGCATCTCATAAAATActcaatctttttcttttttttggttatgaTAGAAATAATAATGCTAACTCGTCCATTCATCCTTTGTAGAAGAAGGCTGCAAGTGAACAACTTACGTGCCCTATATGtttgaaaaattacataaGAGCAGCAAAACTAACAAATGGATTAGTCCTTTTACAAAGGAGACAATTGCAAGTTAATAGatgaaaaatgattaatttataCTGCTTGCGGAGAATTGCATATACCGCCATGCATAATGGTTTCTTATTGATTCTTCCTATAGGAAAAGGTCAGGGAGGTTACTTCTCAGCAAACGAATACCTCATCATCGGTTGTTCCTCCCCAAGCAGAGACTTGGCGGAAGGTCGTGGGGACGAACAAGAATGACAGACTTATGAGCTCATTTCGGCTCCTCGCACTAATTGCCGTGAAGTAGGGCCCTTTAGGACAACACATGTCAGATCAGACCCCTTGGCCCCTGTGCATGATGAGATTGGGATAATGAAGGGTATGATTCTCAAATTGTtcaaaaaaatcaacaaacagAGCGAAAAATCCAAGAAGGGCAACAAGAAAGACCAACTGAAGAAAAAAGGTAAATCTGGGTCCAAGGAGGAGAGACATGTGGTCGAGGAGTCCGATGAGAATGacgatgaggatgaggatgaggaggagagTCATGAGGAGTTGAACGACACATCTTCGTCCGATGATTAGTTTGTGATGTttatatttgttttaagatACTTGTGACGTTGgatttatgtttttttcaatattactGCCTATCGTGTTAAACTTATGCATGTTGAACCTGTCAAACTTATGTGTGTGTTATGATTTTGgatattttttaatgttaaaTAATTTGTGAATAAGTTTAAATGTGATAATAAGATCTTAATATTTTATAGGGAAACTCTGtcgaaattttcttttttaaaccCAAACTACATGTTCAATtgttttactatttttgttGTCATACAGGttgtaataaaattattagtaTGAATTCagtattaatttattatatattagggtaaaaaaattaattaaatatctaAAAGACAGTGTTTTATTTAGTAAATCGGATCAATAAATGGAccatatatacaattaatatATGAATAGATGATAAGCCAAGACGACGATAACTTGATGGATAAGGAGACGGACATGGATTGGGACAGGTCAGATGAGAGGTATCGGGTTTGAGATTTGGAGGCAACATGAATAAATGGGAATAGAGAGCATCAGGTCCTGGTCGCggacaacaaaaaaaagattttgttcGGCATTTTCAACATATTTCAGACTGAGGAGCTGTCGGAAAAGGCCGTATGCTCCTTTGTGGCAACTTTTTTCGACGCCGTCGAAAATCTGTCGGAGTGCCCGTTGGAGATTCCATCGGACTTCCGACGGAATCTCCGACGGGAAGTGATTCCGTCGAACTTTCGACGATACCTCCGACGGACCTTCTCGTTGAAAAAATTTTCCGACGGGCGTTTCCATCGGAAAAGCCGTCGAAGGCTTTTCGTAAGCCCATTTTCCCGACTGCCTTGTTCGGTCGGAAATTCTGTTGGAAAATAGTGTTCCCGCGGATCAGCTCGTTGGAAAATGTTCAGTTTTTAGCAGTGCCATTTTATGTCCTATTTGTGGTTATTGGGTCGATCgcaatacacacacacacatatacacTTGTGCTGTATACATATTTTGGAAACAGGCCTAGTGGTCATTTCATTTTCTAATGGGCCTTTATCCATGATGCTCGAACATAACGAAAGCGTCTTAGTATTTGTCAAATAGACCATCATCCAAATGATATATCCATGTTTCAGTAATCATTTAGAAAACCGGGAGGCCAAGGTTAATTCCATTCTCTCATGTTCTTAAAACTCTTAGAAACGAAATGTTTTTTTACATAAGTATATACAAAAAATTGAACTTTTCAACGGGTGAAATCTCATATAAGCACGCCTCACCACCTGATATCATGGAATTTAATCATTGATATTTAAGATAATAACGATTGGAGTTGGACCAAGCAAAGTTACCTTATATTTCCATATCCCTGACGATATATGTTATGACGATAATATGATTCATTTCTTTGTACTAAATGTTGTCCTTATCCGGTCAAAATGCTCtatttttgtttgaaaatttaaaacatgTCCCATCATAATTGAGAATAATTCGTATTTTATGTGATATTTATAAACAAAATCTACTTTGAAATTCCTTACTAGGGAAGTTATtatccatttttcttctttggcAGGTCTCAGCACTTATCCCAAACCAATAAGCACAGACAAAAAGACTGAAAGAGCAACACGTGAATTGTATTTATTTTCCAGAAAACTAAAATAgtgaaagaaagggaaaaaaaagaagaaattcatATAATATTGACAGATTAAATTTGaacattaaaaaatgaaatcaatCAACATGAGTTGGTTTAAAGTATGTAGcgtttattttctttgatcAAGATCTATGATTTGagtcttataaatgaaaaaaaaacctacGCTGAGAAAGTTATATTATTTAGTGGACTGACTTGATTTGAACTTAAATAGTTAATGGCGTTGGGCTTCTGAATATCATATTGCacgaaaaaaatttagaaatccATGCATGTAATATCCACCCTTTATAACATAGTCtttcttttctaaattttcaggaaaaatttttgaaatccgTGGATGTAATATCCACCCTTTATAACATAGTctcttttttctaaaatttcagTCAATGCATCGCTAGTCCAATTATACTGCATAAAAAATACTGAATCGGAAAATAAACCTATATTTCATAGATTCCACAAAAATTCTATTTTTCgattgactaattaattagttaataattttctcctatatatattctatatacATAAGTTTTCAACAGTCCTCTTCTTCGACCTGCgaaccctctctctctctctctcccagtCTGCTTCCTGTTCCTTTGTGTTCTCCTTACTATCTCCCAAATGGAGCCCAAGCTCTCTCTCGTAATCCTCACCATCTTCCTCCTTTGCTCTGCAGCCATCCACAATGGTTCGCGGCCAGTGTTAGCCCTGGCTCCATGTGATTTTCCGGCGATATTCAACTTCGGGGACTCAAACTCCGACACTGGCGGCCTCTCTGCAGTGTATGGACAGGCGGCTTGGCCTGCTGGTGAGACCTACTTCGGCCATCCGGCAGGGCGGTATGCCGATGGCCGTCTCGTCGTGGACTTCattggtaattaatttttactttCATAAAGCATATACAATCATTTCATTAGTTTCTATTCTTCGATATtttagtgaatttttttttttatgttccACTACTCATACGTTTATATTTAATGTCGAGAAACAATAGCAATGCATGGTCTATCCAAGAGCTAAAGTATgggaaagaaaatatatcgtacttcacaaaataataataaatcggAATGAACTTTTTCTTTGGTATCGATAGTCactaattgattaattaattattcaattatccaatcaatcaatcaattataattatCGTTGCGTGATTATTGAATGACTGGGTGAGATTATATCTTGGAGAGCCTAGAGTAGAAAGAAAATTTAGCTAgattaatgatttttttttgtgaaccaTGATATCGGGAAGTTCAATTGAACTCTAACTAATCTAGTTGAGCCGGGTCGATCTACTAAGGGATAAAGCTCTCACAGCGTGAATTTTATACATTCACAAAGACTCGAACCTAAAACTTTACTTAAGCGGGATAAACGTTGAACCGCTTGAATAAAATCCACGTtgattgaatgaatgaatatttagTCCATCAAAAGATAATTAACTTTATTCATttagaaaatgaataaataagtTAATTTTTGAACAGTTTCTTGTTGTGGGTCAATGTCATAAAAtcttatcatattttttttgataggCCATAAAACCTCATCATAGAATAATATAATAGCTTAGCTCACGAGGTTGAGGTTAGGTGAAGATTTCCCCAATTTGGCATGCAATGATTTAAATGCCATTGACCATAACCCACCGACACCTATGATATTCGGATTTCGTCGAACACGACCGATCTCGTTCACAGAATTGTAACCCGGTCGGGCGGCATGCGACGGGTCGGAAACGATTGCTTTTGCCATTCTAGATAGGTGTCGAACCGAACGATCGTGAGGAATAATACTAGATGAACACCCGAACGCATGCCGATCTCAATAAAGTTAAATAACTTTTCTTTTATGCGAGTTTCGTGACAGAAAAAGCGCAAAAGTGTGACATGTATAATGATAATGCCACAAAACCACGTGCATTGTGGACCAAAAGGCAGCACCTTTCACAATGTCCCACAAAAACAAGATCTTCGTTATCTCTCTAATGTCTTTTTCTTCTTGCTCCATTCAATCATCGATCAAAAGGCCAACTAGATCGAAAAATTTTACCGTACGTTTCTCGATAGATcgttattttctttaaataagatCTTGAGATGATTAAATATGaaacataataaaaattgtagttgaatttttttttttcgtttgtGAAATTGCCAGCTCAAAGCTTCGGATTGCCGTTCCTCAGCGCTTACTTGGACTCAGTGGGCACCAACTTCACTCACGGGGCAAACTTTGCCACGGCCGGCTCGACCATTAGGCCCCAGAACACCACGATAAGGCAGTACGGGTACAGTCCCATCTCCCTTGATGTTCAGTTCAACGAGCTCTACCAGTTCCGCCGCAGGTCCCAGGTCACTCGTGCCAAAGGTAATAAAATTCACGAAATGTTCTCAGTTTATTGTATAATGTTACTTCTCACTCGAATATCGAATTGTCTATTCATTTATCTGTTTTAATTTTAAGGAAAAACTTGACGAAATTTCAGGTGGAGTATTTCAGAAGCTCATGCCCAAGGAAGAAGTTTTCTCGAGGGCTCTATACACATTTGACATCGGGCAGAATGACCTGACTGCTGGCTATTTCCTCAACATGTCCACCTCCGAAGTGAGAGCGTACATCCCCGATGTCCTCGGCCAGTTCAAGAACATCATCAAGGTAGTCTATCAACCTTGAATCGTGTCGCATTTGTTCCGATAAAACGAAGCCTGTTCCATTACACCAGAAATTGACAGGATATGACCGTATCGATGGTTCTTTTGAGCAGTATGTGTACGGGGAGGGAGGCAGGTACTTTTGGATCCATAACACGGGCCCGGTGGGATGCCTCCCGTACGTAATGGACCGAATCCCCGTCCTGGCTTCACAGATCGATAGCGCCGGGTGCGCCTCGCCCTTCAATGAGGTAGCCCAAGACTTCAACCGGGGGCTCAAGAAGGTAGTCGACCAGTTGAGGAAGGAATTGCCCCTGGCTGCAATCACTTACGTCGATGTTTACTCCGTGAAGTATTCTCTCATCAGCCAGCCGAAGAAACACGGTACGGTAAACATAAGTTCATCTTTGTCTCATAAATTTAATAACTCGGACTCGGTTGTAATCTCGATAGTTTACAGATAGACATTGCTCTGGTGCACTTATCGATGTATTTCGTATTAATATCCGATGGTCCAAGACTAAGTGGTCCCTTCCAATATGGACCCGATGCCCGCGCAACTTTAACGATACGGGTTGGCATTATTTGCAGGATTTACAGAGCCGTTGAGAGCATGTTGTGGTCACGGTGGAAAGTACAACTACAATAAGAACCACGGGTGCGGGTCGAAGATCACCAAGGGCGGGCATGAAGTACTGATCGGGAAGTCGTGCAAGGATCCACAGCATTACGTGAACTGGGACGGGGTCCACTTCACCGAGGCAGCAAACAAGCAGATCTTCGATCACATAGTCAGCGGGTTGTTGTCGGACAACAAGACCCCGTTAAGAATGGCTTGCCATAGGGTTTGAGTCGAATTTCGGATGTACACTGTATTTAAATCTGTTCTCTCCAAATGTGAGCGAGCATCATTCCCTCCTGGATTTCCTGCTGGTTTAATTGAATTATCATCTTCTCCGCACTTGCCATGTTCGTTAGAGTCTCAGTTTGTTCCATTTGCTTAATGAGTTCGCATGCGCCAACGTACATGGCCCGTGGGTGCTAATGTGGTATGCTCTTAATAAACGAAGATACTGCACTAGGATGTCGACTCGAATCTAGAACATGTCGTGAACACTGACTAGTCGGACTGGAAGTTTATTCGATGAGTTTCAACCGGCGCCCAAATGAATCCATTGAGAATGACTGGGCTTTACTCCGATTGAGGCGGCAAACGAGCAGATCTCATATAAGCATGCCTCCCCACTTAATATCATGGAATTCTATTATAGAAATTTTCGAAATTAATGACTGGAGTTGGACCACGTAAAATTAAAGTCGCC from Punica granatum isolate Tunisia-2019 chromosome 3, ASM765513v2, whole genome shotgun sequence includes:
- the LOC116198578 gene encoding GDSL esterase/lipase At3g26430-like, producing the protein MEPKLSLVILTIFLLCSAAIHNGSRPVLALAPCDFPAIFNFGDSNSDTGGLSAVYGQAAWPAGETYFGHPAGRYADGRLVVDFIAQSFGLPFLSAYLDSVGTNFTHGANFATAGSTIRPQNTTIRQYGYSPISLDVQFNELYQFRRRSQVTRAKGGVFQKLMPKEEVFSRALYTFDIGQNDLTAGYFLNMSTSEVRAYIPDVLGQFKNIIKYVYGEGGRYFWIHNTGPVGCLPYVMDRIPVLASQIDSAGCASPFNEVAQDFNRGLKKVVDQLRKELPLAAITYVDVYSVKYSLISQPKKHGFTEPLRACCGHGGKYNYNKNHGCGSKITKGGHEVLIGKSCKDPQHYVNWDGVHFTEAANKQIFDHIVSGLLSDNKTPLRMACHRV